Proteins found in one Subtercola endophyticus genomic segment:
- the purN gene encoding phosphoribosylglycinamide formyltransferase, with protein MFSIVVLISGGGSNLRALLEAAADADFPARIVAVGSDTDAPGLEHAEAFGVPTFTVVPTAFADRATWGDELLTHVQSWSPDLVVCAGFMRILPPRFVAALSPNLINTHPALLPAFPGAHAVRDALAAGVSETGVTVHIIDEGVDTGPVLLQRAVPVLSADTEHDLHERIKIVERSLLVEAVADIATAHITTEQQETVS; from the coding sequence GTGTTCTCGATTGTCGTTCTGATCTCGGGCGGAGGGTCGAACCTCCGCGCGCTTCTCGAGGCCGCTGCAGACGCCGATTTTCCGGCGCGCATCGTCGCCGTCGGCTCCGATACCGACGCACCCGGGCTCGAGCACGCCGAGGCGTTCGGCGTGCCCACGTTCACCGTCGTGCCGACCGCGTTCGCGGATCGAGCGACGTGGGGCGATGAACTGCTGACGCACGTTCAGAGCTGGTCGCCCGATCTGGTGGTGTGCGCCGGTTTCATGCGCATTTTGCCGCCCCGCTTCGTGGCCGCCCTCTCGCCGAACCTCATCAACACCCACCCGGCACTGCTGCCCGCCTTTCCGGGCGCGCACGCGGTTCGGGATGCCCTGGCCGCCGGTGTCAGCGAGACCGGTGTCACGGTGCACATCATCGACGAGGGCGTCGACACCGGACCGGTGCTGTTGCAGCGGGCGGTGCCCGTGTTGTCGGCAGACACCGAGCACGACCTGCACGAGCGCATCAAGATCGTCGAGCGGAGTCTGCTGGTCGAGGCCGTCGCCGACATCGCCACGGCTCACATCACTACCGAACAACAGGAGACAGTCTCATGA
- the purH gene encoding bifunctional phosphoribosylaminoimidazolecarboxamide formyltransferase/IMP cyclohydrolase yields MSGPKHDPSLFHHRDLVPIKRALVSVSDKSGLVELAAALSAAGVEIVSTGSTAKTIAAAGFEVTEVSSITGFPESLDGRVKTLHPSVHAGILADLRLESHIAQLQELEIQAFQLVVVNLYPFAETVASGAEGDDVIEQIDIGGPALVRASAKNHANVAIAVSPNTYPQIFEALESGGTSLATRRKLAATAFAHTAAYDTAVATWFAEQLGASSLPVEGVFDPTAPLPASGYPKLIERSVSLSHTLRYGENSHQSAALYLEPNGRGIAQATQLHGKEMSYNNFVDADAALRAAFDFRAPAVAIIKHANPCGIAVASPTALDPIASAHLRAHECDPVSAFGGVIAANRTVTLGMAEAVKDIFTEVLVAPDFEADALKLLQTKKNLRILRLPAEYARPSVELKQISGGLLAQQADSFVGYSTANWKLVTGQPADAATLADLEFAWKACRSVKSNAILLASNGASVGVGMGQVNRVDSCHLAVTRAGSRASGSVAASDAFFPFADGLQVLLDAGVKAVVQPGGSVRDDEVIEAANAAGITMYFTGERHFFH; encoded by the coding sequence ATGAGCGGCCCCAAACACGATCCTTCGCTTTTTCACCACCGCGACCTCGTTCCCATCAAGCGCGCCCTCGTCTCGGTCAGCGACAAATCCGGTCTCGTCGAGCTCGCTGCCGCGCTCTCCGCCGCCGGCGTCGAGATCGTCTCGACCGGCTCGACCGCGAAGACCATCGCCGCCGCAGGCTTCGAGGTCACCGAGGTCAGCTCGATCACGGGCTTTCCCGAGTCGCTCGACGGCCGAGTGAAGACGCTGCACCCCTCGGTGCACGCGGGCATCCTCGCCGACCTCAGGCTCGAGTCGCACATCGCTCAGCTGCAGGAGCTTGAAATTCAGGCGTTCCAGCTCGTTGTGGTGAACCTGTACCCGTTCGCCGAGACCGTCGCGAGCGGCGCCGAGGGTGACGACGTCATCGAGCAGATCGACATCGGCGGCCCGGCGCTGGTGCGCGCATCGGCCAAGAATCACGCGAACGTGGCCATCGCGGTCTCGCCGAACACGTACCCGCAGATCTTCGAAGCCCTCGAGTCGGGCGGCACCTCGCTCGCCACGCGCCGCAAGCTCGCGGCAACCGCCTTCGCGCACACCGCCGCCTACGACACGGCCGTCGCGACCTGGTTCGCCGAGCAGCTCGGTGCAAGTTCGCTGCCGGTCGAGGGCGTCTTCGACCCGACCGCGCCGCTGCCTGCCTCCGGGTACCCGAAGCTCATCGAGCGTAGCGTCTCGCTCTCGCACACGCTGCGGTACGGCGAGAACTCGCACCAGTCGGCCGCCCTCTACCTCGAGCCCAACGGCCGCGGAATCGCTCAGGCCACCCAGCTGCACGGCAAAGAGATGTCGTACAACAACTTCGTCGATGCCGACGCCGCCCTTCGCGCCGCGTTCGACTTCAGAGCTCCGGCCGTCGCCATCATCAAGCACGCGAACCCCTGCGGAATCGCCGTCGCGTCACCCACCGCTCTCGACCCCATCGCGTCGGCCCACCTGCGGGCGCACGAGTGCGACCCGGTCTCGGCTTTCGGGGGCGTCATCGCGGCGAACCGCACGGTCACGCTCGGCATGGCCGAGGCCGTGAAAGACATCTTCACCGAGGTGCTGGTCGCGCCCGATTTCGAAGCGGACGCCCTGAAGCTGCTGCAGACGAAGAAGAACCTGCGTATTCTGCGCCTGCCGGCCGAATACGCCCGCCCCTCTGTCGAACTCAAGCAGATCAGCGGCGGCCTGCTGGCGCAGCAGGCCGACTCGTTCGTGGGCTACAGCACGGCGAACTGGAAGCTCGTCACCGGCCAGCCCGCCGACGCGGCAACCCTCGCCGACCTCGAGTTCGCCTGGAAGGCGTGCCGCTCGGTGAAGTCCAATGCGATTCTGCTGGCCTCGAACGGGGCGTCTGTCGGGGTCGGAATGGGGCAGGTCAACCGGGTCGACTCGTGTCACTTGGCCGTCACGCGGGCCGGCAGCCGGGCATCCGGTTCGGTCGCAGCCTCAGACGCTTTCTTTCCGTTCGCCGACGGGCTGCAGGTTCTGCTCGACGCCGGCGTCAAGGCCGTGGTGCAGCCTGGCGGTTCGGTGCGTGACGACGAGGTGATCGAGGCCGCGAACGCTGCCGGAATCACCATGTACTTCACGGGCGAGCGCCACTTCTTTCACTGA
- the ddaH gene encoding dimethylargininase yields the protein MFRPRTIVASIVSAVVVAAIAHVAMLLAFFIVKGFDASVFGVVNSFFVPQTLFVLLFSAIFAWIGAYRRWYLALIAGLVSGVLGALVGTGIPVLAAGNALDGPVIDYLIGTLVGINLVFILVVILASVTIGRRVYFGIDREDAQQPFAAERRVAIIRRPPATLADGHVTHIEKSDIDFDLAEEQWESYVSVLETNGWETVEVDVAHDLSDSVFVEDAVVIFGDVAVITSPGSEHRIAETEAVEKTVREVGLQVARIAVPGTLDGGDVLKVGSTVYVGRSGRTNAEGIHQLRRIVAALGYTVVAVPLTKVLHLKSAVTALPDGTVIGYLPLVDDPKIFDRFLSVPEEGGAHVVKLTDDTVLMAASAPKTAELIENLGYRVISVDISEYEKLEGCVTCLSVRVR from the coding sequence ATGTTCAGGCCCCGCACCATTGTCGCGTCGATCGTCTCGGCGGTCGTCGTCGCCGCCATCGCGCACGTCGCGATGCTGCTGGCCTTCTTCATCGTGAAGGGCTTCGACGCATCGGTGTTCGGCGTCGTGAACTCGTTCTTCGTTCCGCAGACGCTGTTCGTGCTGCTGTTCTCGGCGATCTTCGCCTGGATCGGCGCCTATCGTCGCTGGTATCTGGCGCTCATCGCCGGCTTGGTCTCGGGTGTACTCGGCGCGTTGGTCGGCACGGGAATTCCGGTTCTCGCGGCCGGTAACGCCCTCGATGGCCCCGTGATCGACTACCTCATCGGCACGCTGGTCGGCATCAATCTCGTGTTCATTCTCGTGGTGATTCTCGCTTCGGTGACCATCGGGCGACGCGTCTACTTCGGCATCGACCGAGAGGATGCCCAGCAGCCCTTCGCCGCCGAACGCCGAGTCGCGATCATCCGCCGTCCGCCCGCCACTCTCGCCGACGGTCACGTCACCCACATCGAGAAGAGCGACATCGACTTCGATCTGGCCGAAGAGCAGTGGGAATCGTACGTTTCGGTGCTCGAGACGAACGGGTGGGAGACCGTCGAGGTCGATGTGGCTCACGATCTGTCTGATTCGGTGTTCGTCGAAGACGCCGTGGTGATATTCGGAGACGTCGCCGTCATCACGAGCCCCGGTAGTGAGCACCGCATCGCCGAAACCGAGGCGGTGGAGAAGACCGTGCGCGAGGTGGGGCTGCAGGTCGCCCGCATCGCGGTGCCCGGCACTCTCGACGGCGGCGATGTTCTGAAGGTGGGCAGCACGGTCTACGTCGGGCGCAGCGGGCGCACGAACGCCGAGGGCATCCATCAGCTTCGGCGCATTGTCGCAGCGCTCGGCTACACGGTCGTGGCGGTTCCGCTGACGAAGGTGCTGCACCTGAAGAGCGCCGTGACTGCGCTGCCCGACGGCACCGTGATCGGCTATCTGCCGCTTGTCGACGACCCGAAGATCTTCGACCGCTTCTTGAGCGTGCCCGAGGAGGGCGGCGCTCACGTGGTGAAGCTCACCGACGATACCGTGCTCATGGCGGCGTCGGCGCCGAAGACCGCCGAACTCATCGAGAACCTCGGCTACCGCGTGATCTCCGTCGACATCAGCGAGTACGAAAAGCTCGAGGGCTGCGTCACCTGCCTCTCTGTTCGCGTGCGCTGA
- a CDS encoding ABC transporter ATP-binding protein: MPAPQGQSTFRTLARLYVYAKPAMPRIYGAMAVSLTASLVSLAIPQVLAVLIDGPLADGDSSQIWPVVLLVLALGVLEAILIALRRVLVLTPGTHVEASMRNGLYTHLQDLPVAFHDRWPSGQLLSRAVSDLNLIRRWISFGIVIMVVNVVTIFIGFAILISINWVLGLIFLVASIPVLAYSYVFEGRYSEAARRSQDQVGDLATAVEESVHGIRVLKAFGRGSFALKKFERQAEQLRGTEIEKAKAVASIWLWLLLIPDVAFAACLVVGVWLASTGQTSVGELVAFFATGTVLLFPVESMGYFLAMTFDAKTATARFFDVLDSVNTITDPENPTIIPNPRGQLTFDDVHYRYQDAPDRFTDLLNGVDLVIEPGETMALVGLTGSGKTTLTALTTRLYDVSSGSVKLDGVDIRELTRTELRTNIAMAFEDATLFSATVRENVVLGRPDASDADVAEALEIAQAGFVYELPDGLDTRVGEEGLSLSGGQRQRLALARAIAAKPRVLVLDDPLSALDVDTEARVEEALRRILVSTTALIVAHRPSTVSLADRVALLEDGRVTAVGTHSELLASNDHYRFVISSFDHEKEVPA; the protein is encoded by the coding sequence ATGCCTGCCCCACAAGGCCAGTCGACGTTCCGTACGCTCGCTCGCTTGTACGTCTACGCCAAACCGGCGATGCCCCGCATCTACGGAGCCATGGCGGTTTCGCTCACCGCGAGCCTCGTCTCGCTGGCGATTCCGCAGGTTCTCGCGGTGCTGATCGACGGGCCGCTCGCCGACGGTGATTCCTCGCAGATCTGGCCGGTCGTGCTGCTGGTGCTCGCGCTCGGTGTGCTCGAGGCGATTCTCATCGCGCTGCGCCGAGTGCTCGTGCTCACGCCGGGAACGCACGTCGAAGCCAGCATGCGCAACGGCCTCTACACGCACCTGCAAGACCTCCCGGTGGCCTTTCACGACCGGTGGCCGAGCGGCCAGCTGCTCTCGCGGGCGGTCAGCGATCTCAACCTCATCAGGCGATGGATCTCGTTCGGCATCGTGATCATGGTCGTGAACGTGGTGACCATCTTCATCGGGTTCGCCATTCTCATCAGCATCAACTGGGTGCTCGGGCTCATCTTTCTCGTCGCCTCCATTCCGGTTCTGGCCTACAGCTATGTGTTCGAGGGCCGGTATTCCGAGGCCGCCCGGCGTAGTCAAGACCAGGTGGGCGACTTGGCGACCGCGGTCGAAGAGTCGGTGCACGGCATCCGTGTGCTCAAGGCGTTCGGCCGGGGGTCGTTCGCCCTCAAGAAGTTCGAACGGCAGGCCGAGCAGCTGCGCGGAACCGAGATCGAGAAGGCCAAGGCCGTGGCCAGCATCTGGCTGTGGCTGCTGCTCATCCCCGATGTGGCGTTCGCCGCGTGCCTGGTCGTCGGCGTCTGGCTCGCCTCGACCGGGCAGACCTCCGTGGGTGAGCTCGTGGCGTTCTTCGCCACGGGCACCGTACTGCTCTTTCCGGTCGAGTCGATGGGCTACTTTCTGGCGATGACCTTCGACGCGAAAACGGCGACGGCACGGTTCTTCGACGTGCTCGACTCGGTCAATACCATCACCGACCCCGAGAATCCCACGATCATCCCGAACCCGCGTGGTCAACTCACGTTCGACGACGTGCACTACCGCTATCAAGATGCGCCCGACCGGTTCACCGATCTGCTGAACGGAGTCGACCTGGTCATCGAGCCGGGAGAGACCATGGCTCTGGTCGGCCTCACGGGGTCGGGCAAGACGACGCTCACCGCCCTGACCACCCGGCTGTACGACGTGAGCTCGGGATCGGTCAAGCTCGACGGCGTCGACATTCGCGAACTGACGCGCACCGAACTGCGCACGAACATCGCGATGGCGTTCGAAGACGCGACGCTGTTCAGCGCGACCGTGCGGGAGAACGTCGTTCTCGGCCGGCCCGACGCCAGCGATGCCGATGTCGCCGAGGCGCTCGAGATCGCGCAGGCCGGGTTCGTGTACGAGCTGCCCGACGGTCTCGACACGCGCGTGGGCGAAGAGGGCCTCAGCCTGTCGGGCGGCCAGCGTCAACGGCTCGCGCTCGCGCGGGCCATCGCGGCCAAACCGAGGGTGCTGGTGCTCGACGACCCTCTCTCGGCGCTCGACGTCGATACCGAGGCCCGTGTCGAAGAGGCGCTGCGCCGCATCCTGGTGTCGACAACCGCTCTCATCGTGGCGCATCGCCCTTCCACGGTGTCGCTCGCCGACCGGGTGGCGCTTCTTGAAGACGGGCGCGTGACTGCTGTCGGCACCCACAGTGAACTGCTGGCGTCGAACGATCACTACCGGTTCGTCATTTCGAGTTTCGACCACGAGAAGGAGGTGCCCGCATGA
- a CDS encoding ABC transporter ATP-binding protein produces the protein MSQTAVSGVGGEERDDFTRAESKQIRQRSVRLLGSLLRPERSRLIVSLAVVVISTAAQVAGPALIAYGIDSGLPALLANDWMPVAFAGIAYLLAGIVGAVLISWFTVLTARISQAILFDLRKRVFVQTQKLSLEFHETYTSGRIISRQTSDLDAIRELLDSGINQLVQGLLYMLFIGIALFALDWASGVILVVSLVPLLVLTRWFQLRSQALFRLTRTASAKLIVKFVETMTGIRAVQAFRTEKSNEAEFAELTEDYRSSNAKVIRLFGIFDPGLVLIGNVTVAVVLLVGAFRVVDGQVAVGVLLAAVLYTRRFFDPMEEMAMFYNSYQSAAAALEKISGVLEEQPSVPDPVKPVDLYHSNGEIDFDEVEFGYQNRRVILSNFTLRIPPGQTIALVGSTGAGKSTLAKLISRFYDPTHGRVLLDGVDLRDLHPKDLRRAIVMVTQEAYLFSGTVADNIAIGKPGASLDEIIAAAKAVGAHPFIEALPNGYETDVNKRGGRVSAGQRQLISFARAFLADPAVLILDEATASLDIPSERLVQDALQTLLADRTAIIIAHRLSTVAIADRVLVMEQGRIVEDGTPAELIGGTGRFAQLHASWRQSLV, from the coding sequence ATGAGCCAGACGGCCGTTTCTGGTGTCGGGGGAGAAGAGCGCGACGACTTCACCCGCGCCGAGAGCAAGCAGATCAGGCAACGTTCGGTGCGCCTGCTGGGATCTCTGCTGCGCCCCGAGCGCTCGCGCCTCATCGTGAGCCTCGCGGTGGTCGTCATCAGCACGGCCGCGCAGGTCGCGGGCCCCGCCCTCATCGCCTACGGTATCGACAGCGGCCTGCCCGCCCTGCTCGCGAACGACTGGATGCCCGTGGCCTTCGCCGGCATCGCGTACCTGTTGGCAGGCATCGTCGGCGCGGTGCTCATCTCGTGGTTCACCGTGCTCACCGCGCGCATCTCGCAGGCCATTCTGTTCGATCTGCGCAAACGTGTCTTCGTGCAGACGCAGAAGCTCAGTCTCGAGTTTCACGAGACGTACACGTCGGGCCGCATCATCTCGCGCCAGACGAGCGACCTCGACGCCATCCGCGAGTTGCTCGATTCGGGCATCAACCAGCTCGTGCAGGGGCTGCTCTACATGCTGTTCATCGGCATCGCGCTGTTCGCGCTCGACTGGGCGAGCGGGGTCATTCTGGTCGTGTCGCTCGTGCCCTTGCTTGTGCTCACGCGGTGGTTCCAGTTGCGCTCGCAGGCGCTGTTCCGCCTCACGAGAACCGCCTCGGCGAAGCTGATCGTGAAGTTCGTCGAGACCATGACCGGAATTCGCGCCGTGCAGGCGTTTCGCACCGAGAAGAGCAACGAGGCCGAGTTCGCCGAGTTGACCGAGGATTACCGCTCGTCGAATGCCAAGGTCATCCGTCTGTTCGGCATCTTCGACCCGGGGCTGGTGCTCATCGGAAACGTGACGGTGGCCGTCGTGCTGTTGGTGGGCGCTTTCCGCGTTGTCGACGGCCAAGTCGCGGTCGGTGTGCTGCTCGCCGCGGTTCTGTACACACGACGTTTCTTCGACCCGATGGAGGAGATGGCGATGTTCTACAACTCCTACCAGTCGGCAGCTGCGGCGCTCGAAAAGATCTCGGGTGTGCTCGAAGAGCAGCCGAGCGTTCCCGATCCGGTGAAGCCCGTCGACCTCTATCACTCCAACGGCGAGATCGACTTCGACGAGGTCGAGTTCGGTTACCAGAACCGCCGTGTCATTCTGTCGAACTTCACCCTGCGCATTCCGCCGGGGCAGACGATCGCCCTCGTGGGTTCGACCGGAGCGGGCAAGTCGACCCTGGCGAAACTCATCTCACGGTTCTACGACCCGACGCATGGCCGAGTGCTGCTCGACGGCGTCGACCTTCGCGATCTGCACCCCAAAGACCTGCGGCGCGCCATCGTGATGGTGACCCAGGAGGCGTACCTCTTCTCGGGAACGGTGGCCGACAACATCGCCATCGGCAAGCCCGGCGCTTCTCTTGACGAGATCATCGCGGCGGCGAAAGCGGTGGGCGCGCATCCGTTCATCGAGGCCCTGCCGAACGGCTACGAGACCGACGTGAACAAGCGCGGCGGCCGGGTATCGGCCGGGCAGCGCCAGCTCATTTCGTTCGCGCGGGCCTTTCTCGCCGACCCCGCGGTGCTGATTCTCGACGAAGCCACGGCGTCACTCGACATTCCGAGTGAGCGGCTGGTTCAGGATGCCCTGCAGACCCTGCTCGCCGACCGCACCGCCATCATCATCGCCCACCGGCTCTCGACGGTGGCGATCGCCGACCGCGTGCTGGTCATGGAGCAGGGCCGAATCGTCGAAGACGGTACACCGGCCGAGCTGATCGGCGGAACGGGCCGGTTCGCGCAGCTGCACGCGTCGTGGCGGCAGTCGCTGGTGTGA
- a CDS encoding MGMT family protein, with amino-acid sequence MSDAPADDFGALVLEIVDAIPPGQVLSYGDVAALLGSRAARAVGTVMARSGGGHPWWRVVRSGGHPPRGLEADARPHYDAEHTPLLSSSTGLGYRVDYAVAMWKPENL; translated from the coding sequence GTGTCCGACGCCCCCGCCGACGACTTCGGAGCGCTCGTCCTCGAGATCGTCGACGCGATTCCACCGGGCCAGGTGCTGAGCTACGGCGATGTCGCAGCGCTGCTCGGGTCGCGCGCCGCCAGAGCCGTGGGCACCGTCATGGCGCGTTCGGGTGGGGGTCATCCCTGGTGGCGCGTGGTACGCAGCGGCGGGCATCCACCCCGCGGCCTCGAAGCGGATGCCCGGCCGCACTACGACGCCGAACACACCCCGCTTCTAAGCTCGTCTACAGGTTTGGGCTACCGCGTCGACTACGCTGTGGCAATGTGGAAACCGGAGAATCTGTGA
- a CDS encoding GNAT family N-acetyltransferase produces the protein MAELRLEELSASNIVAANTLTLKPGQEQFVAPVSHSIAEAYVNPSTAWPRVVLDGDEVVGFIMGNFDPDSPHDEFRGCIWRMNVAATAQGRGIGRFAVTALADEARSRGFDRLTVMFEPGDEGPEAFFLAVGFVPIGETQFGETIAALTL, from the coding sequence ATGGCTGAGTTGAGACTTGAAGAATTGTCGGCTAGCAATATCGTTGCCGCCAACACGCTGACGTTGAAGCCCGGGCAAGAGCAGTTCGTCGCGCCCGTGTCGCATTCGATCGCCGAGGCCTACGTCAATCCGTCGACCGCATGGCCGCGGGTCGTTCTTGATGGCGACGAGGTCGTCGGCTTCATCATGGGCAACTTCGACCCCGACAGCCCGCACGACGAATTCCGCGGCTGCATCTGGCGCATGAACGTCGCCGCGACCGCACAGGGCCGCGGAATCGGCCGGTTCGCGGTGACGGCACTGGCCGACGAAGCGCGTTCGCGCGGCTTCGATCGGCTGACCGTGATGTTCGAGCCCGGCGACGAAGGCCCCGAGGCGTTCTTCTTGGCGGTCGGCTTCGTTCCGATCGGCGAGACCCAGTTCGGCGAGACGATCGCCGCACTCACCCTCTGA
- a CDS encoding NADP-dependent isocitrate dehydrogenase, producing MSKIHVEGTVVELDGDEMTRIIWQSIKDTLIYPYLDINLEYYDLGIEHRDATNDQVTVDAALAIQKHGVGVKCATITPDEARVEEFGLKKMWKSPNGTIRNILGGTIFREPIIISNIPRLVPGWNKPIIVGRHAFGDQYKATDFRFEGKGTLTISFQPEEGSDAEPQSFEVFQSPGSGVAMAMYNLDDSIRDFARASLSYGLNRKYPVYLSTKNTILKAYDGRFKDLFQEVFDDEFAAAFAEAGITYEHRLIDDMVAAALKWEGGYVWAAKNYDGDVQSDTVAQGFGSLGLMTSVLFTPDGKTVEAEAAHGTVTRHYRQHQAGKPTSTNPIASIYAWTRGLAHRAKLDDNAELATFAETLEDVVIKTVESGAMTKDLALLVGPDQKWQTTEEFLATLTENLATRLS from the coding sequence ATGTCGAAAATCCATGTTGAGGGAACCGTCGTCGAGCTCGACGGAGACGAGATGACTCGCATCATCTGGCAGTCGATCAAAGACACGCTCATCTACCCGTACCTCGACATCAACCTCGAATATTACGACCTCGGCATCGAGCACCGCGACGCGACCAACGACCAGGTCACCGTCGATGCAGCGCTCGCCATTCAGAAGCACGGTGTCGGCGTAAAGTGCGCCACCATCACTCCCGACGAGGCCCGCGTCGAAGAGTTCGGCCTGAAGAAGATGTGGAAGAGCCCGAACGGCACCATCCGCAACATTCTCGGCGGCACCATCTTTCGTGAGCCCATCATCATCTCGAACATCCCGCGCCTGGTGCCCGGCTGGAACAAGCCGATCATCGTCGGCCGTCACGCGTTCGGCGACCAGTACAAGGCCACCGACTTCCGCTTCGAAGGCAAAGGCACGCTGACCATCTCGTTCCAGCCCGAAGAAGGCAGTGACGCCGAGCCACAGTCGTTCGAGGTCTTCCAGTCGCCCGGTTCGGGTGTGGCCATGGCCATGTACAACCTCGACGACTCGATTCGCGACTTCGCCCGCGCCTCGCTGAGCTACGGCCTGAACCGCAAGTACCCGGTGTACCTGTCCACCAAGAACACCATCTTGAAGGCCTACGACGGCCGTTTCAAAGACCTCTTTCAGGAGGTCTTCGACGACGAGTTCGCTGCCGCTTTCGCCGAGGCGGGCATCACCTACGAGCACCGTCTCATCGACGACATGGTCGCTGCGGCGCTCAAGTGGGAGGGCGGCTACGTCTGGGCCGCGAAGAACTACGACGGCGACGTGCAGAGCGACACCGTGGCGCAGGGCTTCGGCTCGCTCGGCCTCATGACGAGCGTGCTCTTCACCCCCGACGGCAAGACCGTCGAGGCCGAGGCCGCTCACGGCACCGTGACCCGGCACTACCGCCAGCACCAGGCGGGCAAGCCCACGTCGACCAACCCGATCGCCTCGATCTACGCCTGGACCCGCGGGCTTGCCCACCGCGCGAAGCTCGACGACAACGCCGAGCTGGCGACCTTCGCCGAGACGCTCGAAGACGTCGTCATCAAGACGGTCGAGTCGGGTGCCATGACGAAAGACCTCGCGTTGCTCGTCGGGCCTGACCAGAAGTGGCAGACCACGGAGGAGTTCCTCGCGACGCTCACCGAGAACCTCGCGACGCGGCTGAGCTGA
- the nagA gene encoding N-acetylglucosamine-6-phosphate deacetylase: MSVVIHSATKVDADGIVDDFWVALGEHTVLAAGTGRGWQGWATAPGASVLDADGGMLTPGFIDVHGHGGGGFAFDDGADAIRGAVAVHRAHGTTRSVISLVASPHDVLRTNLGIIAHLTETDGLILGSHLEGPFLAPGRRGAHNPEYLRSPDPGEISSLLDSARGTLRQLTIAPELPGALDAIEQLADADVVVAIGHTEAGFDLARQAFDRGATMLTHAFNAMPGIHHREPGPVTAALDDPRVAIELILDGVHVHPQVAALAFYAAPQRIVLVTDAMAAAGAPDGEYTLGDLSVSVVGGRATVVGTPTIAGSTLTQDAALRSAIVDSGVDPVLAVRAVTASPARALRLDARFGYLAPGYASDAVLLDENWAVKRVWAAGEPVTQTEFVPAR; encoded by the coding sequence GTGAGCGTCGTCATCCACAGCGCGACGAAAGTCGACGCCGACGGAATCGTCGACGACTTCTGGGTCGCCCTGGGCGAGCACACCGTTCTCGCCGCGGGTACCGGGCGGGGCTGGCAGGGCTGGGCGACAGCACCCGGTGCGAGCGTGCTCGACGCCGACGGGGGGATGCTCACCCCCGGCTTCATCGACGTGCACGGTCACGGCGGAGGCGGGTTCGCCTTCGACGACGGTGCCGACGCGATTCGCGGAGCGGTTGCGGTGCATCGGGCGCACGGCACCACTCGGTCGGTGATCAGTCTCGTGGCGAGCCCGCACGATGTCTTGCGCACGAACCTCGGCATCATCGCTCACCTGACCGAGACCGATGGGCTCATCCTCGGCTCGCACCTCGAAGGCCCCTTTCTCGCGCCAGGGCGCCGAGGCGCTCACAACCCCGAGTACCTGCGCTCCCCCGACCCGGGCGAGATCTCGAGCCTGCTCGACTCTGCACGAGGAACCCTGCGGCAGCTGACCATCGCTCCTGAGCTGCCCGGCGCGCTCGACGCTATCGAACAGCTGGCCGACGCCGACGTCGTCGTCGCGATCGGCCACACCGAGGCGGGATTCGATCTCGCGAGGCAGGCGTTCGACCGCGGTGCCACGATGCTCACGCACGCCTTCAACGCGATGCCGGGCATCCACCATCGCGAACCGGGGCCGGTGACCGCGGCGCTCGACGACCCTCGGGTCGCCATCGAACTCATTCTCGACGGAGTTCACGTGCATCCGCAGGTCGCCGCCCTGGCGTTCTACGCCGCCCCCCAGCGGATTGTTCTCGTGACCGACGCCATGGCTGCCGCGGGGGCACCGGATGGCGAGTACACCCTCGGCGATCTGAGCGTATCGGTCGTCGGCGGCCGAGCAACGGTTGTCGGCACGCCGACCATCGCGGGCTCGACGCTGACGCAAGATGCTGCCCTGCGCTCGGCCATCGTCGACTCCGGCGTCGACCCCGTGCTCGCGGTACGGGCGGTCACCGCGTCACCGGCCCGGGCCCTGAGACTGGATGCCCGCTTCGGCTACCTCGCACCCGGATACGCTTCTGACGCCGTTCTGCTCGACGAGAACTGGGCCGTTAAACGCGTCTGGGCCGCCGGCGAACCGGTGACCCAGACGGAATTCGTACCTGCGCGCTGA
- a CDS encoding YrdB family protein, translating to MNEQATQPVRIGPLDVLRFLLELFAFFTLGLWGFVAWPPFLNVVFGIGAPLFAIVLWGLFRSPKAVIRIDPFGKALVEIVIMGSAALAWLVMGQWLVAIVFGVLAVVTGVISGRKEFA from the coding sequence GTGAATGAGCAAGCCACCCAACCCGTGCGAATCGGCCCCCTCGACGTTCTTCGGTTTCTGCTGGAGCTGTTCGCTTTCTTCACTCTCGGGCTTTGGGGCTTCGTGGCGTGGCCGCCGTTCTTGAACGTCGTGTTCGGAATCGGCGCACCGTTGTTCGCCATCGTGCTGTGGGGCCTCTTCCGTTCGCCTAAGGCCGTGATCCGCATCGATCCGTTCGGCAAGGCGCTCGTCGAGATTGTCATCATGGGATCCGCGGCGCTTGCCTGGCTCGTGATGGGCCAGTGGCTCGTCGCGATCGTGTTCGGTGTGCTCGCCGTGGTGACCGGCGTCATCTCGGGCCGCAAGGAATTCGCGTGA